In the Candidatus Electrothrix sp. GW3-4 genome, one interval contains:
- the ppsR gene encoding pyruvate, phosphate dikinase/phosphoenolpyruvate synthase regulator, whose product MWTVKDVYYVSDSTALLTEDIGKSLLCQFPAIGLNEEKIPFVRTSYEAEKAVAHILKQSGGLLPLVFCTIIDPDVLAIFDRAEMELFDLYGGLLDRLEQKLEAKALRQPGVFRNRDDAQPDKRVEAIHYTIEHDDGQKSSGYDEAEILLIGVSRTGKTPVSVYLATHMGLKTANFPMTADHLAAYELPVDIVRNRRKTIGLTITPQFLHRIREERYKGSTYAQLATCRDEIRQAEQLYMRHGIKTVNTEGKSIEELAVQVTQLLGISKQKR is encoded by the coding sequence ATGTGGACTGTAAAGGATGTCTATTATGTCTCTGATTCGACAGCCCTGCTAACTGAAGATATCGGGAAGTCTCTCCTCTGTCAGTTTCCTGCAATAGGGTTGAATGAAGAGAAAATACCCTTTGTCAGAACCTCGTATGAGGCAGAGAAGGCCGTTGCCCACATATTGAAACAGTCGGGAGGACTGCTTCCCCTGGTTTTTTGCACCATTATTGATCCAGATGTCCTTGCTATCTTTGACAGGGCTGAAATGGAGCTATTTGATCTTTATGGCGGGCTTCTTGATAGGCTTGAGCAGAAGCTCGAAGCCAAGGCCCTGCGCCAGCCTGGGGTGTTTCGAAACCGTGATGATGCACAGCCGGATAAGCGGGTGGAGGCTATCCATTATACTATTGAGCATGACGACGGCCAGAAAAGCAGTGGCTATGACGAGGCAGAGATTCTTCTGATAGGGGTTTCCAGGACAGGGAAAACCCCGGTTTCTGTTTATCTCGCGACCCATATGGGGTTGAAAACAGCCAATTTTCCCATGACAGCGGACCATTTAGCCGCCTATGAATTACCTGTTGATATTGTTCGTAATCGAAGGAAAACCATTGGCTTGACCATTACCCCGCAGTTTCTCCACAGGATCAGAGAGGAACGCTATAAGGGGAGCACCTATGCCCAGCTGGCAACGTGTCGTGACGAAATACGCCAGGCAGAGCAGCTTTATATGCGCCACGGGATCAAGACCGTGAATACCGAAGGTAAGTCTATTGAAGAACTTGCTGTGCAGGTAACACAGCTGCTGGGTATATCGAAGCAAAAAAGATGA
- the pepN gene encoding aminopeptidase N, whose protein sequence is MKQHTTKHLKDYRPYPFTLSTIDLRFELHPEQTRVTARTTIKRNALNELNRDSRSALELNGEYLTLVSVKINDRFLTETEYTYDGHLLQIREVPDQFTLEIETLINPRDNTALEGLYLSSGNYCTQCEAEGFRRITCYPDRPDVLAVFTTTVIGPKDSCPVLLANGNLTDQGELADGRHFATWHDPFPKPSYLFALVAGDLTCIEDHFTTISGRQVTLHIYVEHRNKEKCQHAMESLKNSMRWDEQTFGREYDLDTYMIVAVDDFNMGAMENKGLNIFNSKYVLARPETATDTDYANIEGVIGHEYFHNWSGNRVTCRDWFQLSLKEGLTVFRDQEFSADMGSRAVKRIHEADIMRSFQFREDSGPMAHPVRPASYVEINNFYTLTVYNKGAEVIRMLHTLLGPKDFRKGMDLYFERHDGQAVTCDDFIQAMQDAQAGETTLDFEHFKRWYSQAGTPTITVAQNYDPASQEYILSVQQTCPATPNQESEEKEPFLLPLRIGLLDSKGQDMGLHLRDEGRSNGTLVLHQEKQQFHFTGIEEKPVLSLNRNFAAPINIVSDLGEEELAFLMAHDNDPFTRWDAGQQLGLRYLLAGIDAWQQGKKLTVPALFHQAFDRLLCDEKTDPAFLASALTLPSETWISQQLKIIEPEAVHVSRQSFRYQLSWQHRDTLYENYYTLGTEEPYQYSAEEAARRALRNCCLGYLLIPEPDEPMPEEILKVGVEQYHQADNMTDALAALRTVVNADRAAGDELLADFYSHWQTDPLVMDKWLTLQATCPLPDTLQRVQELMQHPAFSMKNPNKVRALVGAFCGNQHQFHAKDGKGYTFLVDCITELDPMNPQVAARMVSPLTRWKQYDQHRQQLMKAALERIADLPGLSRDTGEIVEKSL, encoded by the coding sequence ATGAAACAGCATACCACAAAACACCTGAAAGATTACCGCCCCTACCCATTCACGCTCTCCACGATTGATCTTCGTTTTGAGCTGCATCCAGAGCAGACACGGGTGACTGCCCGTACCACCATAAAGCGCAATGCACTCAACGAGCTGAACAGGGACAGCAGGTCTGCTCTTGAACTCAACGGCGAATATCTCACATTAGTTTCTGTCAAAATTAACGATCGCTTCCTGACAGAGACGGAATACACATACGATGGTCACCTTCTCCAGATTCGCGAAGTACCAGATCAGTTCACCCTGGAAATCGAAACCCTTATCAATCCCAGGGACAACACCGCCCTGGAAGGGCTCTATCTTTCTTCAGGGAACTACTGCACCCAATGCGAGGCAGAAGGCTTCCGCCGTATCACCTGTTATCCGGACCGGCCCGATGTCCTGGCTGTCTTCACTACCACCGTAATCGGCCCCAAAGACAGCTGCCCGGTCCTGCTGGCCAATGGCAATCTCACCGACCAAGGAGAACTTGCTGACGGGCGTCATTTTGCCACCTGGCATGACCCCTTTCCCAAACCCAGCTATCTCTTTGCCCTGGTTGCTGGCGATCTGACCTGTATCGAGGATCACTTCACCACCATATCCGGTCGCCAGGTTACCCTGCATATCTATGTGGAACACCGCAACAAGGAAAAATGCCAGCACGCGATGGAATCCCTCAAGAACTCCATGCGCTGGGATGAGCAGACCTTTGGCCGGGAATACGATCTCGACACTTACATGATCGTTGCTGTTGATGATTTTAACATGGGGGCCATGGAAAATAAGGGCTTAAATATCTTTAACTCCAAATATGTCCTCGCCCGCCCAGAGACCGCAACAGATACTGACTATGCAAATATTGAAGGGGTTATCGGCCACGAGTATTTCCATAATTGGTCAGGCAATAGAGTGACCTGCCGGGACTGGTTCCAACTCAGCCTGAAAGAGGGTCTGACCGTCTTTCGCGATCAGGAATTTTCTGCGGATATGGGCTCCAGGGCTGTAAAACGGATTCACGAGGCCGATATCATGCGCTCCTTTCAGTTTCGGGAAGACAGCGGCCCTATGGCCCATCCCGTGCGCCCTGCCTCCTATGTGGAGATCAATAACTTCTACACCCTGACCGTCTATAATAAGGGGGCCGAGGTGATCAGGATGCTCCATACCCTGCTGGGGCCGAAAGATTTTCGCAAAGGCATGGATCTCTATTTTGAGCGCCATGACGGTCAGGCCGTGACCTGCGATGATTTTATCCAGGCCATGCAGGACGCCCAAGCCGGAGAGACCACCCTGGATTTTGAGCACTTTAAACGCTGGTACAGTCAGGCGGGAACACCCACCATCACTGTCGCACAGAACTATGACCCTGCAAGCCAGGAATACATCCTGAGCGTACAGCAGACTTGCCCGGCCACCCCGAATCAGGAGAGTGAAGAGAAAGAGCCCTTTCTCCTGCCCCTGCGCATCGGCCTCCTGGACAGCAAGGGCCAGGACATGGGACTCCATCTGCGTGATGAGGGGAGGAGCAACGGCACCTTGGTTTTACACCAGGAAAAGCAACAATTCCATTTCACCGGGATTGAAGAAAAACCCGTACTTTCTCTCAACCGAAACTTTGCCGCCCCGATCAACATCGTTTCTGATCTCGGTGAAGAAGAACTGGCCTTTCTCATGGCCCATGATAACGATCCCTTTACCCGCTGGGATGCTGGCCAACAACTCGGGTTGCGCTATCTGCTGGCCGGGATTGATGCCTGGCAGCAGGGAAAGAAACTCACCGTCCCTGCCCTGTTTCATCAGGCCTTTGATCGCCTGTTATGCGATGAGAAGACGGACCCGGCCTTCCTTGCCTCGGCCCTGACCTTGCCCTCGGAGACCTGGATCAGCCAGCAACTGAAGATCATTGAACCCGAGGCCGTGCATGTCAGCCGCCAATCCTTCCGCTATCAGTTGAGTTGGCAGCATCGGGATACCCTCTATGAGAATTATTACACCCTGGGAACAGAGGAGCCCTACCAATACTCAGCAGAAGAGGCAGCCCGCCGGGCCCTGCGCAACTGTTGTCTCGGCTATCTGCTCATCCCGGAGCCTGATGAACCAATGCCTGAGGAGATTCTCAAGGTCGGGGTGGAGCAGTACCACCAGGCCGACAATATGACCGATGCCCTGGCTGCACTGAGGACGGTGGTCAATGCGGATCGGGCAGCAGGGGACGAGCTGCTTGCTGACTTTTACAGCCACTGGCAGACTGATCCCCTGGTGATGGATAAATGGCTCACCCTGCAGGCCACCTGTCCCTTGCCTGACACTCTGCAACGGGTCCAGGAGCTGATGCAGCACCCGGCCTTCAGTATGAAAAATCCCAACAAGGTGCGCGCACTTGTCGGGGCCTTTTGTGGCAATCAGCACCAATTCCATGCCAAGGACGGCAAGGGCTATACATTCCTCGTCGACTGCATTACAGAACTTGATCCCATGAACCCTCAGGTGGCAGCACGAATGGTGTCTCCGCTCACCAGGTGGAAGCAGTATGACCAACATCGCCAGCAGTTGATGAAGGCAGCCCTGGAGCGAATAGCCGATTTACCAGGCCTGTCCCGTGATACAGGGGAGATTGTGGAGAAGAGTTTGTAA
- a CDS encoding outer membrane beta-barrel protein, translating to MENRSKKYMGSALLILVSSHASFSGAQEYNKAVPQSASGLPMATVIYNDEMQATEPPVYKESQGMVGASASITEPEKEMVNQQAQSEEKEVNAEGRVFGYRNGSLHAALGLSGEWTDNLYNTDTEKEENFLTKISPSVWLTWPRRSRRPLQVAADNTAVGGLQYSQAEYDIYNKFELYLSGKMDFMTYSADSELDHAESALQGQAVYKPYERLTLRLMDNFSHSQDIFNIIEATSENNRVYDANVLNAGIDWRLSDKVSARIGYRNHVLIYDLELNNFMDRGDDGFDGALTYDYSPKTSFFVGGSLLTATYEENDMPDNDNLFLQAGMNWQATVKTGFMLKAGYQMVDYDEDWNRDGAGAITDTLNDGEETVHFEAQATWQATRKSEFLLNSKYNIEQSDSEYALNKTVWAARLAYGYRFTGRIRGTMNFIYEDSDYAQFDGSSRLDERWNLSPRIDFALKKWLSLTLYYNFDKKDSTFDELDYETNTLGIGVHGAF from the coding sequence ATGGAGAATCGGTCGAAAAAATATATGGGCAGTGCCTTGCTGATCTTGGTGAGCTCACATGCAAGTTTTTCAGGAGCACAGGAATATAATAAGGCCGTGCCACAGTCAGCTTCCGGGCTGCCGATGGCAACGGTGATATATAATGATGAGATGCAGGCTACAGAGCCTCCTGTATATAAGGAGAGTCAGGGGATGGTGGGGGCTTCTGCAAGCATAACTGAGCCTGAGAAGGAGATGGTCAATCAACAGGCGCAGAGCGAGGAGAAAGAGGTTAACGCAGAAGGTAGGGTGTTTGGCTATCGAAATGGCTCTCTCCATGCTGCCCTGGGACTGAGCGGTGAATGGACCGATAACCTGTATAATACAGATACGGAGAAAGAAGAAAATTTTCTGACGAAAATTTCTCCTTCTGTGTGGTTGACCTGGCCGAGAAGAAGTCGGCGTCCACTTCAAGTTGCGGCGGATAATACAGCGGTAGGTGGTTTGCAATACAGTCAGGCCGAGTATGATATCTATAATAAGTTTGAGCTCTACCTTTCTGGAAAAATGGATTTTATGACCTATTCGGCAGATTCAGAACTTGATCATGCTGAAAGCGCACTCCAGGGACAGGCGGTGTATAAGCCGTATGAGCGTCTGACCCTGCGTCTCATGGATAATTTCTCGCATAGTCAGGATATCTTTAATATTATTGAAGCAACTTCGGAAAATAACCGAGTGTATGATGCTAATGTCCTGAACGCAGGAATCGACTGGCGCCTTTCTGATAAGGTATCTGCACGAATAGGCTATAGAAACCATGTTTTGATCTATGATCTTGAGCTTAATAACTTCATGGATCGTGGAGATGATGGATTTGATGGTGCCCTGACCTATGATTACAGTCCGAAAACGAGTTTTTTTGTTGGAGGTTCCCTGCTCACGGCCACTTATGAAGAAAATGATATGCCGGATAATGATAATCTCTTCTTGCAGGCAGGTATGAATTGGCAGGCCACTGTCAAGACGGGATTTATGCTCAAAGCAGGCTATCAGATGGTGGATTATGATGAAGATTGGAACCGTGACGGTGCTGGGGCCATTACTGATACCCTGAATGACGGGGAGGAAACCGTTCATTTTGAAGCACAGGCCACCTGGCAGGCCACCCGCAAGAGCGAATTTCTGCTGAACTCAAAGTATAATATTGAACAGTCAGACAGCGAATATGCCCTGAATAAAACCGTTTGGGCTGCCCGGCTTGCCTATGGATATCGATTTACCGGTCGGATCAGAGGGACAATGAATTTTATTTATGAAGATTCAGACTATGCCCAGTTTGATGGCTCATCCCGCCTGGATGAACGCTGGAATTTGAGCCCGCGTATTGATTTTGCGCTGAAAAAATGGCTGTCTCTTACCTTGTATTACAACTTTGATAAAAAAGATTCTACTTTTGATGAGCTGGATTACGAGACAAATACCTTGGGGATAGGCGTCCATGGTGCGTTTTGA
- a CDS encoding RND transporter, whose translation MRKVGEWLDILPWAPLLVVALVVGGAPFLPEPHLVEKMRMVIAGTLKRPIDIFDFFYHGLPLALLFFKLIRLVNRMDKKKSGR comes from the coding sequence ATGAGAAAAGTTGGAGAATGGCTGGATATCCTGCCTTGGGCGCCCTTATTGGTTGTCGCGCTTGTTGTGGGCGGTGCCCCGTTTTTACCAGAACCGCATCTTGTTGAAAAAATGCGAATGGTTATAGCAGGTACCTTGAAGAGGCCGATTGATATCTTTGATTTTTTTTATCATGGATTGCCTCTTGCCCTGTTGTTTTTCAAGCTTATTCGGCTTGTCAACAGAATGGATAAGAAGAAGAGTGGTCGGTGA
- a CDS encoding dCMP deaminase family protein, producing the protein MESGKRTDFLSWDEYFMAVALLSGWRSKDPNTRVGACVADSDNKIVGVGYNGFPWGCSDDELPWSREGAYLDTKYPYVCHAELNAVLNATSRNLSGCRIYVALFPCNECTKVIIQSGIGEIVYLSDKYRQTDSVKASKVMLEKSGVLYRQFTTEREAVLLAFREEG; encoded by the coding sequence ATGGAAAGTGGAAAAAGGACAGATTTTCTGTCATGGGATGAGTACTTTATGGCTGTCGCTTTGCTTTCTGGCTGGCGCTCCAAGGACCCAAATACACGAGTTGGGGCCTGTGTTGCAGATTCCGATAATAAGATTGTTGGGGTAGGGTATAATGGTTTTCCTTGGGGATGTTCTGATGACGAGTTGCCATGGAGTCGTGAGGGAGCGTATCTGGATACCAAGTATCCCTATGTCTGTCATGCTGAATTGAATGCCGTCCTTAATGCGACGTCCCGCAACCTCTCTGGTTGTCGAATCTACGTGGCGCTCTTTCCCTGTAATGAATGCACTAAGGTGATTATCCAGTCAGGTATCGGGGAGATTGTCTACCTCTCTGATAAATATAGGCAGACTGATTCGGTGAAGGCATCAAAAGTTATGCTGGAAAAATCCGGCGTGCTGTACAGACAGTTCACAACCGAACGCGAGGCGGTTCTACTTGCATTCAGGGAAGAGGGATAA
- a CDS encoding polysaccharide biosynthesis tyrosine autokinase, with protein MYPEEAITESFQQPTSKHLIDYLRVIQKRKWLIMTVAAIIFLTTALSTFSKVPLYTATTQVLVEKNQEKGRLEGLATYITWDPDFKATQFELIRSFNVALRVVRNQQLDTEYRDYFLGNNSAGSDVMGSVRESVRSFFAGIVSSVTSFLSSLTGSAPTLDIPHAADEGKQDKVIPQSEPKSDAEQIAAMIQGALTLIPVRDTKIVNISYTHRVPEIARLVANGVVQAYIEEILDIKTSTTRHSLNWMTVKADEERRKLEDSERALQAYMRKHDIVTVENKLAVLPERLSQFSSELSAAQTEEKKYAAVYHQIKKAGRNDKKLEAIPLLANNGELQTLRGELFAAEQHIRELSKRYGEKHPMMIKARADQELLFKKKRAEVERVIEVAKNSYELAKTRVRDLAKMMKETKAEMQDMNERFVQYTILNRDKEMNRTVYDALSSSIKKTNVTAQAMDIRIWAIKKADLPLAPSKPNKKKELMVGLIIGLGTGIALVFFIDYLDNTVSAGEELEKRYGMTVLGAVEELSKKNKNIETFIQDNPLSAFSESYRLIRSSLLLSTPDHPPRTLLITSMMQQEGKSTTTKNLAYILAQNDKKILIVDCDMRRPRQHSMFEVNNSYGLSNYLSGNTDEQQPSLIKQLPLSGISLLPSGPIPPNPAELLGSKRMKTLLLKSIERFDFVLLDSPPVQQVTDSLLLAGLVDGTVTVLRSGKTTFDMLDSGIKKLRESQAHLLGFVLNRVTKKTAGYGYYGYYSYSSRKGKGGYYTEQKKS; from the coding sequence ATGTATCCTGAAGAAGCTATAACTGAGAGTTTTCAGCAACCAACCTCGAAGCATCTCATTGATTATCTCCGTGTTATCCAAAAACGGAAATGGTTGATTATGACCGTTGCTGCAATAATCTTTCTGACAACGGCATTATCTACTTTTTCGAAGGTCCCGTTGTATACGGCAACAACGCAGGTCTTGGTTGAAAAAAATCAAGAGAAAGGACGCCTTGAAGGATTGGCAACGTACATCACCTGGGACCCTGATTTTAAGGCAACCCAGTTCGAGTTGATACGCAGCTTTAATGTCGCTCTCAGGGTTGTGAGAAATCAGCAGCTGGATACCGAGTACAGAGATTATTTTTTAGGAAATAATTCTGCTGGTTCGGATGTCATGGGTTCTGTCAGAGAGTCCGTGCGATCTTTTTTTGCTGGAATTGTTTCTTCTGTAACATCTTTTCTGTCCTCATTAACGGGATCAGCCCCCACACTGGATATTCCCCATGCAGCTGATGAGGGGAAGCAGGATAAAGTAATCCCTCAGAGTGAGCCGAAAAGTGATGCCGAACAGATTGCGGCCATGATTCAGGGTGCTCTCACACTTATTCCTGTGCGCGATACAAAGATTGTCAATATCAGTTATACGCATCGGGTACCGGAAATTGCCCGACTTGTCGCTAATGGCGTGGTCCAGGCCTATATTGAAGAAATTTTAGATATCAAAACAAGTACCACAAGGCACAGTCTGAACTGGATGACTGTTAAGGCCGATGAGGAAAGAAGGAAGTTGGAGGATTCAGAAAGGGCCTTGCAGGCTTACATGCGGAAACACGATATTGTGACAGTGGAGAATAAACTCGCTGTCCTCCCAGAGCGTCTTTCTCAGTTCAGCTCAGAGCTTTCAGCCGCGCAAACAGAAGAGAAAAAGTATGCAGCTGTTTATCACCAGATAAAGAAAGCAGGGAGAAACGATAAAAAACTTGAGGCCATTCCCTTGCTTGCCAATAATGGCGAGTTACAGACCCTGCGTGGCGAACTCTTTGCCGCAGAGCAGCATATCAGAGAGTTGTCCAAGAGGTACGGCGAAAAACACCCGATGATGATCAAAGCCCGGGCTGATCAGGAACTTCTTTTTAAAAAGAAACGGGCAGAGGTGGAGCGAGTCATTGAGGTCGCCAAAAACAGCTATGAGCTTGCCAAAACTCGGGTCAGAGATTTGGCCAAGATGATGAAGGAAACCAAGGCAGAAATGCAGGATATGAACGAGCGATTTGTTCAGTACACCATCCTGAATCGGGATAAGGAAATGAATCGGACCGTATACGATGCATTGTCCAGTAGTATCAAGAAGACCAACGTTACGGCTCAGGCTATGGATATCAGAATCTGGGCAATAAAAAAGGCTGATCTTCCCCTTGCTCCCTCAAAACCAAATAAAAAGAAAGAGTTGATGGTCGGGCTGATCATTGGTTTGGGCACTGGAATAGCCTTGGTTTTTTTTATTGATTACCTCGATAATACGGTGTCAGCTGGTGAGGAGCTGGAAAAACGGTACGGAATGACCGTTCTTGGTGCAGTGGAAGAGCTGTCAAAGAAGAATAAAAATATTGAGACATTTATCCAGGATAACCCCCTTTCCGCCTTTAGCGAGAGCTATAGGCTTATTCGCTCCAGTTTGCTTCTTTCCACACCGGATCATCCACCGCGCACCCTCCTTATTACCAGTATGATGCAGCAGGAGGGGAAGAGTACCACAACCAAGAATCTTGCCTATATCCTGGCACAGAATGATAAAAAGATTCTGATTGTCGATTGTGATATGCGGCGCCCGAGACAGCATTCTATGTTTGAAGTGAATAATTCCTACGGGTTGAGTAATTACCTTTCTGGCAACACGGATGAGCAGCAACCGAGCTTGATCAAACAACTGCCGCTCAGCGGAATCTCACTGCTCCCCTCTGGTCCGATACCACCGAATCCAGCTGAGTTATTGGGCTCAAAAAGGATGAAAACATTACTGCTTAAGTCTATAGAACGCTTTGATTTTGTCCTCCTTGATTCTCCGCCGGTACAGCAGGTGACAGACAGTCTGCTCTTAGCTGGTCTGGTTGACGGGACGGTGACTGTCCTGCGCTCGGGAAAAACCACTTTTGATATGCTGGACAGCGGCATAAAAAAATTACGGGAAAGTCAGGCGCATCTGCTGGGCTTTGTGCTCAATCGTGTGACAAAAAAGACCGCCGGGTATGGATATTACGGATATTATTCCTACTCTTCTCGTAAGGGGAAGGGGGGCTATTATACGGAACAAAAGAAGAGCTGA
- a CDS encoding SLBB domain-containing protein codes for MPATRLPSIRSQKLSTASRTRTQAEYAIGAGDVLSIKVYDHEELTVKVRVTEGGAIDFPLIGQVYVGGLGISAAAERIEVALADGYIIEPQVTIFIEQFKSKKVVVLGPVHNPGLVELNGPITLLELLSQVGGLKDNAGQTATIKRQGNGTQENISINLDRLIRTGDPQQNIQIQGGDTVSIAEGAVCFITGEVNQPGEYLCARNATVLKILSLAGGFTERALESGMKINRTVNGVKHVVQHVDQDTLVQPDDVIIVPERTISKKEESLCYITGEVNRPGAYPCSRRMSILKLLTRAGGFTEKALESGIEINRQVNGNKQVLQAVNKDTLLLPEDVVVVPASAAKKEAVCYITGQVNRPGAYPCGRNTTVLKMVSLAGSFTGIAAESRIKINRMINGTKQVLEDVDHDTLVRPEDVIVVPESFF; via the coding sequence ATGCCAGCGACAAGGTTGCCTTCAATAAGGTCTCAGAAGCTCAGCACTGCAAGCAGGACTCGGACGCAGGCTGAATATGCGATCGGGGCAGGAGATGTTCTTTCTATCAAAGTCTACGATCATGAGGAATTAACCGTTAAGGTACGGGTCACCGAGGGAGGCGCAATCGATTTTCCTTTGATTGGTCAAGTGTACGTCGGTGGTCTTGGAATATCAGCAGCAGCAGAGCGTATTGAGGTGGCGTTGGCTGATGGCTATATAATTGAACCTCAGGTGACGATCTTTATAGAACAGTTCAAAAGCAAAAAGGTTGTTGTCCTCGGGCCGGTGCATAATCCAGGGCTTGTTGAGTTGAACGGTCCGATAACACTGTTGGAGTTGCTTTCTCAAGTCGGCGGGTTAAAAGATAATGCGGGGCAAACGGCAACGATTAAAAGGCAGGGGAATGGTACACAGGAAAACATCTCTATTAACCTTGACCGATTGATAAGAACAGGTGATCCTCAACAGAATATTCAAATTCAAGGGGGAGATACCGTTTCAATCGCTGAAGGCGCTGTGTGCTTCATTACCGGTGAGGTCAATCAGCCGGGGGAATACCTCTGTGCTCGTAATGCCACGGTCCTGAAGATCCTCTCTTTGGCAGGAGGCTTTACCGAAAGGGCACTTGAGTCTGGAATGAAGATTAATCGGACGGTCAATGGGGTGAAGCATGTTGTGCAACATGTAGATCAGGATACACTGGTGCAGCCTGATGATGTCATTATTGTGCCCGAACGCACAATAAGTAAAAAAGAAGAATCGCTCTGTTATATTACCGGTGAAGTGAATCGACCAGGTGCGTACCCTTGTTCAAGGAGAATGAGCATTCTTAAACTGTTGACTCGAGCGGGCGGCTTTACCGAGAAGGCGCTGGAATCAGGAATTGAGATTAATCGACAGGTTAATGGCAATAAGCAGGTACTTCAAGCAGTCAACAAGGATACCTTATTATTACCTGAAGATGTCGTTGTCGTACCTGCAAGTGCCGCTAAAAAAGAAGCCGTCTGCTATATCACCGGGCAGGTTAACAGGCCTGGAGCGTACCCGTGCGGTCGAAATACGACTGTGCTCAAAATGGTCTCATTGGCAGGCAGTTTTACCGGTATTGCTGCTGAATCGAGGATCAAAATTAATCGTATGATCAACGGAACAAAGCAGGTGCTCGAAGATGTTGATCATGATACCCTGGTCCGGCCTGAGGACGTTATTGTTGTGCCTGAAAGCTTTTTTTGA
- a CDS encoding alpha/beta fold hydrolase: MDSPEVQRILFHPRTVARTPVSAGAEDVDIEVEPGVVIGCRFFAAGKDKPTLLFFHGNGEIVADYDAIALEYVRYGLNVLVTDYRGYGWSGGTPSFSTLLADSHVLYAELQKMLAEREYRSVIFIMGRSLGSAAAIELAQAYNDEISGLIIESGFAETLPLAKTLGADMAAVDITEEQTFNNISKIKRITMPTFLLHGQRDTLIPLWQAEKLHAESGARVKELQVVPGADHNSLISIGGKYYFMAIQQFVEKITGDSDWRNRRKKFKKNQAAVE; this comes from the coding sequence ATGGATAGCCCTGAAGTGCAACGTATTCTGTTTCATCCGCGAACTGTGGCGCGAACCCCTGTGTCCGCAGGTGCTGAGGATGTTGATATTGAAGTCGAGCCCGGTGTTGTCATCGGTTGTCGTTTTTTTGCAGCAGGCAAAGATAAACCGACCCTTCTTTTCTTCCACGGCAACGGGGAGATTGTTGCTGATTACGATGCCATTGCTCTAGAATATGTGAGATATGGTTTGAATGTGCTGGTCACGGATTATCGTGGCTATGGCTGGAGTGGAGGGACGCCTTCTTTTTCCACCTTGCTTGCCGATAGTCATGTGCTGTATGCTGAGCTGCAAAAGATGTTAGCGGAACGGGAATACCGATCAGTCATTTTTATTATGGGGCGGTCGCTGGGATCTGCTGCGGCCATAGAGCTGGCGCAGGCCTATAACGATGAGATCAGCGGCTTGATCATTGAAAGTGGTTTTGCTGAGACCTTGCCTTTGGCAAAGACACTTGGTGCTGACATGGCTGCGGTTGATATCACTGAGGAACAGACCTTTAACAATATCAGTAAAATCAAGAGGATCACCATGCCTACCTTTCTTTTGCACGGTCAGCGGGACACCCTGATCCCACTTTGGCAGGCGGAAAAACTGCATGCTGAAAGTGGGGCCCGTGTCAAGGAGCTTCAGGTGGTGCCAGGCGCTGATCATAATTCACTGATCAGTATTGGTGGAAAATATTATTTTATGGCTATTCAGCAATTTGTTGAAAAGATCACCGGAGATTCGGACTGGCGGAATCGAAGGAAAAAATTTAAGAAGAACCAGGCTGCTGTTGAATAG